In the bacterium SCSIO 12741 genome, ATTTCACCAATGCCCATGATTTGCACACCAGTGCCAACGTGACTTTCCTAAACTATGCGGGAACCGCACCACGTCGATACAATGGAGTTTATGTAACGTCCGGAAGCATCACGGCTTCTCAAAATGTAGAGATTCAGCCCAACACTTATGTAGAGTTTGATGCTGGAACCCGAGTCATTTTAAAACCTGGATTTCACGCCGAGGCACGGAGTCACTTTCTGGCCCACGTGGGAGGTTGTGAACCTGAATGCGGAAGAAGTGAAGGGGCTTATAAAACCGCTCCATCTATCGGAGAAGACGTGAACGCCTACGAAGGTGAAGTGCTACAACTCGAAGAAGATCTTCCCCAAGAATTGGACGATGGAGAGTTTGAGTACTTTGATTACGAACTGGAAGAACCCGTTTCCTACGAACCGATTGAACTCGAAGATCGGGTGAGTATCTTCCCAAATCCGGCGGCTACTACCTATACAATCGACTATGACGGTACCGATCTGGAGCGGATTGAAATCTATTCAAGCAACGGCATTCTGATCCAAATCCTGGAGGCTTTGGAAGGACAACAGCAGTATCCTGTTATCATTGAGACTGAGACCAGTTTCCATGTTGTTCACATCATCACCCAACAAGGGGTTGTGATTCAACAAGTGGGAATTGCCCGTCAATAAGCTTAATTAGATAACTCAGCGGAAAAGGCGCTCTCGATTGGGGGCGCCTTTTTTTATGGGTTAGAAACAAGATGAACAGCAATTCCTTGTTTGGACTGGCTCACCTTTCCCTCCGATTCCAGTTTTTTAATTACCCGGGTAATTACCTCCCGAGCAGTACCCAATTCTTGAGCCATTTGCACATGCGACATTTTTAAAACATCCTGTCCGGTCACTTTGGACTTGGCCAGCAAATAATCGTAAAGCCGCTGATCCATTTTGTGGAAAAGGACATGGTGAATAGTATCCAGCAATTCAGCATACCGCAAGTTGTATTGCTCATAGAACAATTGATTGAGGGAAGGATAGCTCTTCAACCAACCCGGCAACACATCTACGGGAAGCAAGAGTAATTTAGTTGGCTCTTCGGTTACTGCAAAAACCCGGCTGGGTTCATTTTTTAAGCTGGCCGAAAAAGACATGACGCAGCTCTGAGCCGGCTCGATGTAGTAGAGCAGCAACTCCCGATCATCAAACCTGGAAAACACCTTGACTAAACCTTCCAGTACAATGGGCAGCACCTTCACATATTGGCTCTCTCTTAAGATTTCTGTTTCAGCCGGGAACTCTTGAATAACCGCCTTGTCTTTTAGTTGATCAATCAAATCCGGGCCGAGAAACGATAGGGTCTTTTCAAAGGGTATCATACGTCGTCGCAAAAACGTAAAAGTATCAAATCCGACGGTGCTATGCTGGTAAATTCATCCTTGTTAACCCGGCAGTGTTGGAAAACTCATTCAACCATCGGTCGATTTTTCCTCCACCCTGGGTAGTTTTGTAACCATGATCAAAAAGGTCAAAGAATTGTGGAACAAATGCCCGCGTTGGATCAGGAATAAATATACCCTGACGGCGGTGATCTTTTTCTTCTACATGTTGTTTTTTGATCAAAACGACCTCATCAGCCAGGCTCAGTTGCGTATGGAGCTTGAAGAACTGGAAGACAACAAAGCCTACTTTAAGGTACAAATTGAAGAAACCCGGGAAGATCTTAACGATCTGTTGACCAACGATGAAAACCTCGAAAAATTCGCCCGGGAAAAGTACCTAATGAAAATGGACAACGAGGAAATCTTCGTAATCGTCGAAGAGGAATAGGCTAAGCCTCGATTACCCGCCAATTATTTACTTTTGGAGCTCCAGAAAATGCTCTATGAATAAGGACCGTTTCTTTCATGAATTTCCACCCGTATCCAAAGAAGATTGGGTAGCGAAAATTCAAAAAGACCTCAAAGGAAAACCCTACGAATCATTACAACATCAAGACCTGGAAGGAGATCAGCTTGATCCGGTCTGGCACGCCTCTGATCGAAAGGATTGGACCCAGCCGAATATTCCGGAACGCGATTCGATCACTCCCTGGATGATCAATGAACAAATTCAGGTGCAAGAAGGTAATCCGGAAGAAGCCAATCGCCAGGCTTTGGATGCCCTTTCTCATGGAGCGAATAGCATCACCTTTGCGTTCTCCAGCGAAAAGAAATCGGACTGGGAAGGCGCCTTAAAAGACATTCTGCCGCAATACGTTCATTTAGGCTTTGCGGCTCCCCAAAAATCACTTCAATTAGGTGAGCACCTCCAGGCGGTACTTCCAGCTGAAGCTCGGGAACAATTTTCCATGCATTTGGAAAACGACCCCATTGGAGTAGCCCTTGAAAATGGAAACTGGCAACAGAGTTCCGGACAAGACCTGGTGAGTATCCTGGAAACCGAAGATTCCTTGATTACCACTTTCCCTAAACTTCGGGTGGCCACCGTAAGGGGAGAATTATACCACAACGCTGGTGCCGATGCGGCTACCGAATTAGCTGCATCCTTAGCTACCTGCCATGAATATTTGTTGGTGCTTACAGAATCTGGATTGGAAGCGTCTCAAGCCGCCAATCACATTTCGATACGACTGGCCAGCGGAACGGACTACTTCAAAGAGTTGGCCAAGTTTAGAGCCATGAGAATGCTTTGGAACCGATTGGTTCAAGCCTATGATCCAAAAGCTTTTACAGGACATATACAGGCCGTTACTTCGCAATTTTTCAGTACAGTGTACGATCCCTACAACAACATGCTTCGTGGAACCACACAGGCTATGTCTGCCATCTTAGGTGGCGCTGATTTACTGCGAATTCTACCCTTTAATACCGCCTGGAAAGAAGGCGATCATTTTGCCCGAAGAATTGCCCGGAACACACAACTGCTTATGCAGGAAGAAGCTCACCTGGGTAAGGTAACCGATCCCGCATCAGGATCCTACTACCTGGAACACTTGACCCGCGAACTGGCCCAAGAAGCCTGGAAACAATTTCAAGAAATGGAAGCTCAGGGAGGAATCATCTCCCTGATTGAATCGGGGCAATTGCAGGAAAAAATCCACACCCAGGCCCAGGAAAAGATCGCTAAAGCCGACAGTGATGAATGGCCCGTATTAGGAGTAAACCTCTACCCCAACGATCAGGAAAAGATGATTGATGAGATTCAGGAGACTGAATTCACAGATGAACCTATAGAGCCAGCCTTTACCCCGCTCCAGTCCATTCGATTGGTGGGAGAAAAAGAAATGCAACGATTGTCGGATGAATTAAACAGTGCGGAATGATTAGAAAGGATTTTAGCCAAATCGATTGGACGGATCAGGACGCCCAACAATCGCCAGAAGGAAAGAACGAGAACTGGAATACTCCGGAAGGAATTGCAGTAAAAAGCCGGTACGACGAATCGGATTTGGAAAAGGTGGAACACACTGGTTTCGTTGCCGGATTAGCCCCATACCTGAGAGGTCCTTATTCCAGCATGTACGCTTCACGTCCCTGGACCATCCGTCAGTACGCCGGATTTAGTACAGCTGAAGAATCCAATGCTTTTTACCGCCGAAACCTGGCAGCCGGGCAAAAAGGGCTTTCTGTAGCCTTCGACCTGGCCACGCACCGAGGATACGATTCTGACCACCCCCGTGTTGTGGGAGATGTAGGAATGGCCGGTGTAGCCATTGACTCGGTTTTGGATATG is a window encoding:
- a CDS encoding Crp/Fnr family transcriptional regulator is translated as MIPFEKTLSFLGPDLIDQLKDKAVIQEFPAETEILRESQYVKVLPIVLEGLVKVFSRFDDRELLLYYIEPAQSCVMSFSASLKNEPSRVFAVTEEPTKLLLLPVDVLPGWLKSYPSLNQLFYEQYNLRYAELLDTIHHVLFHKMDQRLYDYLLAKSKVTGQDVLKMSHVQMAQELGTAREVITRVIKKLESEGKVSQSKQGIAVHLVSNP
- a CDS encoding methylmalonyl-CoA mutase subunit beta is translated as MNKDRFFHEFPPVSKEDWVAKIQKDLKGKPYESLQHQDLEGDQLDPVWHASDRKDWTQPNIPERDSITPWMINEQIQVQEGNPEEANRQALDALSHGANSITFAFSSEKKSDWEGALKDILPQYVHLGFAAPQKSLQLGEHLQAVLPAEAREQFSMHLENDPIGVALENGNWQQSSGQDLVSILETEDSLITTFPKLRVATVRGELYHNAGADAATELAASLATCHEYLLVLTESGLEASQAANHISIRLASGTDYFKELAKFRAMRMLWNRLVQAYDPKAFTGHIQAVTSQFFSTVYDPYNNMLRGTTQAMSAILGGADLLRILPFNTAWKEGDHFARRIARNTQLLMQEEAHLGKVTDPASGSYYLEHLTRELAQEAWKQFQEMEAQGGIISLIESGQLQEKIHTQAQEKIAKADSDEWPVLGVNLYPNDQEKMIDEIQETEFTDEPIEPAFTPLQSIRLVGEKEMQRLSDELNSAE
- a CDS encoding septum formation initiator family protein, which gives rise to MIKKVKELWNKCPRWIRNKYTLTAVIFFFYMLFFDQNDLISQAQLRMELEELEDNKAYFKVQIEETREDLNDLLTNDENLEKFAREKYLMKMDNEEIFVIVEEE